The Pyrenophora tritici-repentis strain M4 chromosome 2, whole genome shotgun sequence genome window below encodes:
- a CDS encoding Pyr-redox-3 multi-domain protein yields MASTTQKSVLIVGAGPAGLAAAKIFKQNNYLVSVYEKADRVGGIWRDKHGGPGDKCCPEMRTNLSRFTVAFSDFSWRSIDREIPESAPNAPINPPMFPKAWQVGRYLEAYAKMSGIAENVLLQRHVVNASLQEDNTWKIVSEDGSGQVHSDTFDRLIVASGFFNRPARSFDPTASRDHPHIQHSSKFRGLSELATSAGNVVVIGGGISGSEAAAQAAFQISNAKHSPSKVKPVHSRSQIYHIVNRPFYCLHRYLPQDPQASGEGFNPAPKFLPIDLILYNLSRRGAGEISAAITTIPPEKAQKGHDFLRASLGGDQSDVGRPELVYKEEQTQHPGYTGITDTYMEFVRSGIIVPVRGWVENVKQQANGELLDINLQQYEPWYHATDNEPSEKSIISDVVGIIEATGYKADLNWLDSRVRDLLDDDDAAPNARIPYLLSRGSILASRVPTIGFVGFYEGPYWGVMELQAQFLAQTWAKLESTKAIGLPDREIYRTNSTKDMRVAMKENPLQIPQFWMADYVGLMEEFARETKVTRADSAFNGQTGPAFPSRYQGDDASPEAKEVVKEVTDVIKASNEEALFVAAAVFTGMQGIWNLTRKIESRTNTPGGTFNGTAHFHPREPTSPAYYTAEYLYVEEGTFTMDTGLSFPATRRYAYRYNEATDKITAWFVDEDNESVSTLFNTWNFFTPEDKTSGWMAKGHHWCDPDTYRNTCEFKFRGAKIDKFMIRYQVEGPKKDYSHESWYERPQAVGVVA; encoded by the exons ATGGCCTCCACTACTCAGAAGTCTGTATTGATCGTTGGTGCAGGCCCTGCAGGGCTAGCTGCTGCCAAGATCTTCAAACAGAATAATTATCTCGTTTCTGTCTATGAGAAAGCAGATCGTGTAGGTGGGATTTGGAGGGACAAGCATGGAGGACCAGGCGACAAATGCTGTCCGGAAATGCGGACAAATCTATCACGTTTCACAGTGGCCTTCTCTGACTTTTCCTGGAGATCAATAGATAGAGAAATCCCTGAATCTGCTCCAAATGCACCGATCAATCCACCTATGTTTCCCAAGGCATGGCAAGTGGGGCGTTACCTCGAGGCGTACGCAAAGATGTCTGGCATTGCCGAGAATGTGCTGCTCCAAAGGCACGTTGTCAATGCGTCGCTCCAAGAAGACAATACCTGGAAGATTGTGAGCGAAGACGGTTCCGGCCAGGTCCACTCGGACACATTCGACCGTCTGATCGTCGCCAGTGGCTTCTTCAACAGACCCGCTCGTTCTTTCGACCCCACAGCATCTAGAGACCATCCTCATATCCAGCACTCCTCGAAGTTTCGGGGCCTTTCCGAATTGGCTACTTCCGCTGGCAACGTCGTCGTCATTGGGGGTGGCATTAGCGGCTCAGAAGCTGCAGCGCAAGCTGCCTTTCAAATCTCCAACGCCAAACACTCCCCCAGCAAGGTCAAACCTGTCCACAGTCGCAGCCAGATCTACCACATAGTCAACAGGCCTTTCTATTGTCTCCATCGCTATCTTCCCCAGGATCCTCAAGCATCCGGCGAGGGGTTCAATCCAGCGCCAAAGTTTCTTCCCATCGACCTTATCCTGTACAATCTCTCACGGCGCGGGGCTGGCGAGATCTCGGCAGCAATCACTACCATACCACCTGAGAAGGCGCAAAAAGGGCACGACTTCCTACGAGCAAGTTTGGGAGGCGACCAAAGCGATGTGGGTCGACCGGAGCTGGTCTACAAAGAGGAGCAGACGCAACACCCTGGGTATACTGGTATAACCGACACGTACATGGAGTTTGTGCGCAGCGGAATCATTGTTCCGGTACGAGGATGGGTAGAGAATGTCAAACAGCAAGCGAATGGCGAGCTTCTCGACATCAACCTCCAACAATACGAGCCGTGGTATCATGCAACGGACAACGAGCCATCA GAAAAAAGCATAATCAGCGATGTGGTTGGTATTATCGAAGCAACAGGCTACAAAGCCGACCTTAACTGGCTCGACTCACGTGTCAGAGACCTgctcgacgacgacgacgctgCGCCGAATGCACGTATACCCTATCTTCTCTCGCGTGGATCGATACTCGCATCCCGGGTTCCTACAATCGGCTTTGTCGGTTTCTACGAAGGACCGTACTGGGGCGTCATGGAGCTCCAGGCTCAGTTCCTTGCGCAAACCTGGGCCAAACTCGAATCTACAAAGGCAATAGGCCTACCTGACCGCGAAATCTATAGAACCAATTCGACGAAAGACATGCGAGTCGCCATGAAAGAGAACCCTCTTCAGATTCCGCAATTCTGGATGGCAGACTACGTTGGCCTCATGGAGGAGTTTGCGCGGGAAACGAAAGTCACACGCGCCGATTCTGCGTTCAACGGCCAAACAGGCCCAGCCTTTCCCTCTCGATACCAAGGCGACGATGCTTCCCCGGAGGCTAAAGAAGTCGTCAAAGAGGTTACCGATGTCATCAAGGCGTCTAACGAGGAAGCCCTCTTCGTCGCAGCAGCTGTCTTCACAGGCATGCAAGGCATCTGGAATTTGACTCGCAAGATAGAATCACGCACCAACACCCCCGGGGGCACTTTCAACGGAACAGCACACTTCCATCCACGCGAGCCCACCTCTCCCGCATACTACACCGCAGAATACCTATACGTTGAAGAGGGCACATTTACAATGGACACTGGTCTCTCTTTCCCCGCAACTCGAAGATACGCGTATCGTTACAACGAGGCCACCGATAAGATCACAGCATGGTTCGTGGATGAAGACAACGAAAGTGTCAGTACGCTGTTCAATACGTGGAACTTCTTCACCCCCGAAGACAAGACGAGTGGATGGATGGCTAAAGGACATCATTGGTGCGACCCGGATACCTACCGCAATACCTGCGAGTTCAAGTTCCGGGGAGCCAAGATTGATAAGTTCATGATAAGGTACCAGGTCGAAGGACCGAAGAAGGATTACTCGCATGAGAGCTGGTATGAGAGGCCTCAAGCAGTTGGGGTTGTAGCATAG
- a CDS encoding GNAT family acetyltransferase Nat4, which produces MLFSDIQASKVQKVLQEDASGLVAYESSLQFDLKLVGLDDSELEACLTLVEYTSKNHYQASSMGWSSVKKIEEMEKPDMIFLLVREKTPAAEYSLRNDNNPVLGYISFMFDFDDPPNDDREVLYIYEIHLDDHLRGQGLGSRLISFVENVARECQIEKTMLTVFTTNKGAKRLYEALGYTKDTCSPEDKVIRTKTIPADYVIMSKMVG; this is translated from the exons ATGCTATTTTCCGACATACAGGCGTCCAAGGTGCAGAAGGTGCTGCAAGAAGATGCGTCCGGCCTGGTCGCGTACGAGTCGTCCCTACAATTCGACCTTAAGTTGGTAGGGCTCGACGATAGCGAGCTTGAAGCGTGCCTTACCCTTGTCGAATATACATCGAAAAACCACTACCAGGCTTCATCTATGGGTTGGAGTTCGGTTAAGAAAATCGAGGAGATGGAAAAACCAGACATGATATTTCTGCTAGTTCGAGAGAAGACG CCAGCGGCAGAATATTCCCTTCGTAATGATAACAACCCCGTACTTGGCTACATTTCCTTCATGTTCGACTTCGACGATCCCCCGAACGACGACCGAGAGGTTCTCTATATCTACGAAATCCATCTCGATGATCATTTACGCGGCCAGGGCCTTGGCTCCCGCCTCATTAGCTTTGTCGAAAATGTTGCCAGGGAGTGCCAGATCGAGAAGACGATGCTCACCGTGTTCACAACAAACAAGGGCGCGAAGAGGTTATACGAGGCATTGGGTTACACCAAGGATACCTGCAGTCCAGAGGATAAGGTTATTAGGACAAAGACTATCCCGGCAGACTATGTCATCATGAGCAAGATGGTAGGGTGA